CTTCTAATTTCTGCGGGTCAGCACTTTCCAACGCTAGTCAGAGGTTACAgcccatagttccaagtcaggatggtgtgcgacttgaagaggaacttgcagctggtgatgttcccatatgtctgctgctcttgtccttctgtaTCATAGAGGTTGAGAGTTTGGAAGTGTTGTTAGTAGCTGaagtagctgcagtgcatcttgtacattgcTACCACTGtggattggtggtggggggagtgaatgttgagggtagtggatggggtgccaatcaagtgggctgctttgtcctggacagtgtcaagctttttgagtatcattggagctgcactcatccaggcaaatggagactattctgtcatactcctgacttgtgccttgtagatggtgaacaggatttggggagtcaggaggtgagttacttaccataGAATTGCCAGCATCTaatcagctcttgtagccacagtattcgtatggctagtccagttcagtttctggtctatggtagtccccgggatgttgatagtgggggattcagaattggtaatgccattgaatgttatgggGAGATTGGTAGATtctttcttgctggagatggtcattgcttggcatttgtgtggcatgaacgttacttgTCACGTACCAGCCCAAGTCGGACTGTTGTGCAAGtgttgctgcatttagacactgactgcttcagtatctgaggagttgcgagtgATGCCAAAAATCCTTACTTctaaccttgtgatggaaggaaggtcattgatgaagcagttgaaggtggttgggcctaggacactaccctgaggaactcatgcacgATGctctagaactgagatgattgacctccaacaaccacaactattttcctttgtgctaggtatgactctaaacagcggagagttttcccccttattcccattgactccagttttactagggctccttgatgctacactcagtcaaatgctgcgttgatgtcaagggcagcaatTCTCACCTCACActgggagttcagcccttttgtccatgtttgaaccaaggctgcaatgaggctAGGAGCTGattgatcctggtggaacccaaattgagcaggttattgccatgcaagtgctgcttgatgactccttccatcactttgctattgatcaagagtagaatgatggggcggtaattggccgggttggatttgtcctgcttttcgtggacaggtcatacctgggcaattctccacatagctgggtagatgtcagtgttgtagctgcactggaactgcTTGACTAGGGGCATGACTCTGGAGTACAGTAGTCTTTAGGACcactgctggaatgttgtcagggcccatagcctttgcacttttttttttatccattcatgggatgtgggctttgctggctgggccagtatttattacccatccctagttgcccttgagaaggtggtggtgagctaccttcttgaactgctgcagtccatgtggtgtaggtgtaccagcagtgctgttaggaagtccaggattttgacctggtgacagtgaaggaagggcaatatatttccaagtcaggatggcgagtgacttggaggggatattctaggtggtggtattctcatgtatctgcagcccttgtccatctaggtggtagtggtcatgggtttggaaggtgctgtcgaaggagccttggtgaactcctacAGTGCATTTTGGtgcactctgctgctactgtgtgtcggtggtggagggagtgaatgtttgtggatgtggtgccaattaagcggactgatttgtcctggactgtgcccagctgtacttatccaggcaagtggacagtattccatcacaatcctgacttgtgccttgtagatgggggacaagctctggggagtcaggaggtgaattacacgTCACACGATTCcttgcccctgacctgctcttgtagccacaataattatatggctagcccagttcactttctggtcaatggtaacccccaggaaggtgttagttggggattcagtgctggtagtgccattgagcatcaagggacaatggttggattctctcatgttggagatggtcattgtctgacacttgtgtggcacaaatgttacttgccacttgtcagcccaagcctggatattgtccaggtcttgctgcatttggacatggactgcttcagtatttgaggagtcgcgaatgatgctgaacattgtgcaatcatcagcgaacatccccacttctgaccttatgatggaagtaaggtcattgatgaagcagctgaagatggttgggccgaggacactaccctgaggaactcttgcagtgatgccttggacctgagatgactgacttccaacaaccacaaccatcttcctttgtgctgggtatgattccaaccagcggagagttttccccctgattcgcattgattccagtttttggctagagctccttgatgtcacactcggtcaaatgctgtcttgttgtcaagggcagtcactctcacctcacctcgggagttcagctcttttgttcatgtttgaaccaaagctgtaatgagttcaggagctgagtggccctggcagaacccaaattgggcgtcagtgagcaggtttgtgctaaacaagtgccgcttgatagcactgttgatgaccccttccattactttactgatgatggagagtggactgaaggggcggtaattggccaggttgtttTGTCCTGCTATTTGTATAAAGGACGTACCTGtgtaattttccatatagccgggtagatgtcagtgttgtagctgtactggaacagcttggctaggtgcgcagcaagttctggggcacatgtcttcagtgctgttgccagaattttgtcagggcccattgcctttgcagtatccaatgccttcagccatttcttgatatcacgaggagtgaatcgaattggctgaagactggcatccgtgatgctggggacctacggaggaggctgagatggatcatgcactcagcccttctggctggagattgttgcgaatgcttcagcctgatcttttgcactgctgtgctgggctcctccatcattgaggatggggatatttgtggaggcacctcctccagtgagttatttaattgtccaccactattcatgactggatgtggcaggactgcagagcttagatctaatccgttggttgtgggatcacttagctctgtctatcatttgcttcttatgctgtttggcatgcaagtagtcctgttttatagcttcaccaggctgacacctcatttttaggtatacctggtgctgctcctggcattccctcctgcactcttcattgaaccaggttgatcccctggcttgatggtagtgtTATActaggggatatgtcaggccatgaggttacagattgtgttcaagtacaattctgctgctgctgatggcccactgtgccttgtggatgcccagtcttgagttgtgttgagttgctggatctgttcgaaatctatcccatttagcatggtggtagtgccacacaacacgatggagggtatcctcattttaaggtgggacttcgtctccacaatgactgtgtggtggtcactcctaccaatactgtcatggacagatgcgtctgcagcaggcaggttggtgaggatgaggtcaagtatatttttccctcttgttggttccctcaccacctgctgcagacccagtctagcagctatatcatttaggactcggccagcttggtcagtagtggtgctaccaatggacattgaattccccacctagagaacattctgcgcccttgccaccctcagtgcttcctccaagtgatgttcacatggaggagcacagattcatcagctgagggagggcagtacgtggtaaccagcaggaggcttcattgcccatgtttgacctgatacaatgagacttcatggggtcgagagtcgatgttgaggactcctgaatgtataccactgtgccgccacccctGCTGGGCTTGTCctaccagtgggacaggacatacccagggatggtgatagtggagtcttggacattatctgtaaggtatgattccgcgaggatgactatatcaggctgtgtGTTCAGCCGTTACTTGATAtcgcatggagtgaattgaattgtgaAAAAAGAAACGTGACACTGGTAATGCATATTAAATTAATGTGGCATGGTTTATTGAATCGATTAATTGTACAAAGATACTTTAACCGCAATCAAAGtattttaaaacccttggattcATTGTCTTAGGCCTTCAAACAAAGAGTTCATCGAATTAATTCTCAGTCATTTTGGCTATGGCATCATCGTAAGGATCCCACACTGGATCAGATATGTCTAATGCTAGCAATGGTTAACTTGTTCAAATAATCTGCATGTCCCATCCTTTATATGGAAAATTTTTCAGACTTTCAAACTGGTTTTCACAGTGCAAATTTCAGAACAAATATTTCCATCTATTTTAGGTTTCTGGTCTTCCTGACGTACCAGACTTACTATGAATACCCACTGGCAACATACTTGGAGTATCCAATCCTAATTATACAAGGTAACCAATTATTTAGTATGCTACAGAATAACAAACCAAGTTGGGGTGCAGGGAGAGGGATAACTGTCATGCTTTTGTCTTTGTGTAAAAGTTAAATATAACCTTCATAGTGCATTATTAAATGAGTGGTGGCTCCAGTTGAAAAGCTAACTTGTGGTGACCCAGTGGCTAAATGCCTACTCTAATTTCTACAATTAATGCACAAGTGCACTAAACAGTGAACCTGTAAGCTGGCAGGCTATAAGTTTCCAAGTCTGGTCCTTGGCCTGTGCCGAGTTAGCTACACAGCATTTGGATCGTATGATTTAGTGTCGTGGGCTAGAGAAAGGAAAGAAATCCCCTAACTTCCTCCAATTGACTACTAACCAGTGGCCTCTGCTGAGAAGTGGATATGTAAGTCATTTCATGCATTGGGTGTGGTTTTGACTTGGTCCATTAATGATTCCCCCGATGTCTGCCAGCATTTAGGCAGCCTATTCAAAAAAGAGCTAGCAATTTGTTAGTAGGGAGGAAATATACAAATATTTTCAAAATTTCATATAATACATAATCTTTTATGATCTTTAAGTTGTTATCCAAAATGTACATAACCAAAGAAATATGTGGGGCCCTTTGATCAGAATTGAGGTTAATGTCTCTTGTTGGTTGGTTTCAtgggaattaaaagtttaattaatgaTTAGATTAACTCCTGTGAAGAAAGCCAGTTGTGCAAGTGTCTTGTGTTTGTAGTGTGTATCACTAATGCTACTGTCCATTGTTTTGCAGATGCTATTCTCTTGATGTGTGTTCTCTTTTACAATGGAAACATTGGGACAGCTTTACCGTACTCAATACTGTATCCTTGGAATTTAATTCTGATTTAAGGGATCCATTGCAAATCTTTTAATTCATTGTAGCATTGGTTTAAATTCAGATATCCTTGTGAATCATTTTAAACTCTGGTAATTCCACTAATTCTGTTACATATGATTTACAAAGAAAACAAGTAAATGACTGGGATGCCAGTTGGGCACCCTGCTTTGGTCCAGTGCTGTGATTAGGTGAGACATAGGTTCTTGCCTGTAATTGCTCAACTCATTCTGACCTCAAGCAATCTTGCTATGAGAGCAGAGGCCGATGAAAAATCAAAGAAAATGTAATCCCTGTTATGTACCTCATTATGGCTAATTTCAGAGTGACCGTGGGAGGGGTAGGTGTAAGTAAATCCGAACGTCTTTGACCACAATTGTATAAATTGCAGGAGGACTTAATTGGGGTTAATGAGGCCAATGAAGGTTTAAATAGACAGTTTGGTATTTGAAACCCTGATTATGTTATAGCCTCGCAACCTTCTGTATTCCTATGTTCATATTGAGCCATATTTACAGGATTGAGATATTATGGTGACTAACAGCAGCAATTGGGGATGATTGAGAGGCAGCAGTAGTTTGTGTGACCATCCTTTGCCTTCTCATTCAGTTAGTTGCTAGCACAGATCAAGTGACAGCATTATTCCCTGTACCAGGAAATTAAGCCTTAGCTGAAGGGACTGGAAATTATACTTGTAGATTGGGAAGAGCACCGGGAAGGAGGGAAGTTTTTGAACTTAACAGGGTTGAACCTATAGACTGTTTAGTCATGACAGAAAAAAATGCTGTTTCGAAATTGGTCAGGAGAATAAAATCTTGTACTGCTTATTTGGAGGGTTTAAACACCGCTCCAGAAGTTGAGCCCATGATTCATGCTGATTTTTCAGTggagtactgagtgagtgccataTTGCTGGAGATGTCGTCTGtttgatgaggcattaaactgaatcCTGGTTTGCtactcaggtggatgttaaagatcccatagtACTGTTCAAAGAAGAATTCTCTGTGTGCTGACTAACACCAGATATTAATTCATATTTCAATGAAACCTCCGAAACATAGTATCTTGTCGTTCACCTTatttgttgtttgtggaaccttgctttGTGAAAATGGACAGCTGGattgcctacataacaacagtaacTGTACTTCAGGACAATATGGTCTGTGAGATGCTCTGCGGTGTCCTGAAGGTGTGAGAAGTGTCTTATCTAACCGTATTTCTTCAATCTTTTCTTTTTAATGGATTTATCGCTATTCAATAATAAACCTAAGGTTCGCTCATAAACATAATGTTCCTCAAAAGTTTTGGAGAGGAGGATATTAGATTGCTTTTGACTATTTTAATTATAAGTTGCTCAAATTGGAATTTTTAGCATGTGCTGGATTCTCGGTCTTTCCCACACTGATCTTTAGTTACTATATGAAAAGTTAGGATGGGTATTCCATACTCAGCTCAGGAGTTCTATAGTCATGAGGCTCTCAAAATATGTTCATGGTACAGAACTGAGTGTTGAGTCAATAAAGTTGTAGGAAAGAAATATAAGAAAGTAGGACAAAGTATTTGGAAAGATTGGAAAGTTCATAGGATTAATAAAATAGATTAAGGTAAGAAAGATTATGACAAAGATTATAGAAACTCACAGTGAGAGATGAATAGGCTGTCAGACaacaagggctggattttctaaGAAGGGTCAGGAACCGACACCCAGATGACTTCCTGGTCCAATCCTGTACTTGCACAGCATCTCATAAGCCAggctatttttaaatgtaaatgcCTTAATTGGGCAGGAGGTGAGCTCAGCGCCCAACTAGTGACACCGAATGTGTCCAGAAGGTGAGAGCTGCCTGTAGAGTGCAAGCAGCAAAGGTAGATGGCAGCCATGATGGGGCCTGCCACTGCTTTGCTAAATACAGCAGGCAGCAACTCAGAGGGCAAGTAACGTTAAGACAAAGGAAAGTGGCCATGCAGCCAACATGAAGGTAATGTGCTCGACTTAGTGCAAGATGCCCATGAACCAATACTTTTCAACTATTAAAAACAAATATTCAGATCTCCCTGCAATGAATCCAACAGTTGGGCACTAACATGCTTCAGACTGTTCGGCTTCACTGAAATCTCCATTGAAAATTACAGTCTCAGTTGCCCCTGCCTGTTAACAAGCTTCTAAAGGAGCTTAATGGGACATTAATTGGAGGAGAATGGGTTCTgtgttccctcccccccccccccccccccccccgccccgccagcACCTTGAAAATTGTAGACTGTGCCAAAAGTGTCAGGCGCCAGAGATGACCTCTTGCACTGTGATTTTTAAATCCTGCCAGCACCAGGTGCTGACCTGCCAACACTTGAAATTCTGGCACCAGTTCTTGCCTTGTAAcgaaaacagaaagtgttggaaatactcagcatctatagagagaaacagtttctgATCGATGCCCTTtactttcagatttccaacatccgcactattttgcttttgtatgagCCTTTCCTTATGTTCTGTCCCACAATGCAAGAGACATGCTACTCCTCAGACATGAGAGCTATATCCAGTTCATGGTTGAAGTTTTGCTTTCTTGACTTGTGATTGGTGCAATAAGTATTGCAAATTTTGTTTTTCTTAAAGCAGTGCCTTTGTTTTGGCGAATAGGGGGGCTGAAGGATTAGTGGTATTGTTGATATGCTACTGGATTCGTAACTCAGGAACTAACAATTGGAAAAGtttgagctcaaatcccaccatggcagtttgagagtttgaattcagtttaaaaaaaaaatctgaaaatcaAACCACCATGAAGCAGTCAGCTTGTGGTAAAAACTCATCaagttcattaatatcctttaggagTGGAAAAACCACTGATCCGGTGCCATGCCATCAACattctctctgaaatggccctggGGATGAGTAATGACCgtgtcagtgacacccacgtcccgagaatgaatttttaaaatctatcCATTCGATTCCTTGTGATGATAGCTTGTTCATAAGTATGTATGCTGCTCCTTGGCAAAGGAGGTGTCCAAGGCGAGGACCAATGACTCATCAAAATATTTAAGAGTTCAAAATAAAGAGAAAATCTGCAATAATGCATAAGGCTGTAACTTTTAAACTGATAGATTGAGAGTTAGTAACAGCTTCCATTACTTTAGAAAGCAGAATATAATCTTAGTGTGGAATGCTCATGGAAAATAAGGGCAGTAGAATTTAGTGCCAAAGAAATACAAAATGTACCTGAAAGATTTAATTCAAAGTATTAGAAAAGAATAATGCCTTTAAATTTGCTCATGAATTTCAAAATATaaactgtttttgttttttacagATGGTAAAATAGTTCTTGCATGCAACATGTAATTGACTTGCATTCCATTTTTAATTTCTTCCTTAGCAGCATTCAGATTTATCCTTGGTTGGCGTCTCATAACAATCCATAAGTTTATCATAGATTTAGCTATGGTAAGTATTCCATTAAGCAACTTATGGATGATGTTTTACTTCATGACTGTAACTTGCTGCTGATGCTTACAACAGTACATGTATGCTTCATGTAGTGGTGGACTGACGAGTGCACCAGACCTCGAGTGATCTAATTTGTAATACCAATGACAAGAGACAATGGACCTTTTTAACCTGTAGAAAAGCTTCAGGGATATCCAGTTATACCTGTAACTGGCTGGAAGGAGGTAAAGTTGAGCTGGAGCACAGCTGAATTCCCATTTTCTCTGCCTTACACTCAGCAGGAGTAACGTTTCAGCGGTTTGTTGTGAATGGAAGAAATTCGCCAACAGAAGCAGACAGGTTTGAGCATATAGTATGGTATTGGGCTGTCATTTATATTCCCTCTACAAGCATAGAGAATATACTGGAT
The genomic region above belongs to Carcharodon carcharias isolate sCarCar2 chromosome 5, sCarCar2.pri, whole genome shotgun sequence and contains:
- the slc66a3 gene encoding solute carrier family 66 member 3 isoform X2 → MTPESGLLLLANVSTLAVCLVLKLPQIFTVVAAKNARGLSVRSLLLELTGFLVFLTYQTYYEYPLATYLEYPILIIQDAILLMCVLFYNGNIGTALPYSILFILGWRLITIHKFIIDLAMARKVDIGRWGSPEVEYK